The nucleotide sequence CATGACAAAAACGTTCCAACCGCGCGGGGTGCCCGGTAGCGTCCTGGTCCATGCGGGTGGCGTGGGGGAAGAATGGACGACGCACAGTGACGAAGCCGTGGCGGGCGGCCCCGAAGGCCGCCCTCTCGAGCCCGCTGACGCTGGTCGTGGCGGCGGTGACCGCCCTGCTGGCGTGTTTCCTCGGCACGGCCGCGGTCCTGCAGGCGTCCGCGGCCGGCGGTGCGACGGTGCGGTACCAGACGGGCATCACCTGCCCGGACAGCTACGGCCCGATGTTCGGCAAGGGCAACATGCCGGTGCGGGACATCCCCGCGGTGACCGGCGCGATCCGGCGGCACGCCGGCGCGCACGGGTTCGGCGCGCCCGTCGTCGGCCAGTTCACGAACGTGCTCCCGCGTACCGAGTTCAACGGCGACCCGCACTACAAGATCCGCCTCGGCTACCGCGACCAGGTGGGCCTGGACAACCTGACGCTGCAGCAGGGCACGCGTGCGCCGGGACTGTGGCTGGGCAACGTGGTGGCCGGCGCCGAGCACATCGGCGTCGGCACCAAACCGAGCCTCCAGGGCGTTCCGCTGCCGCCGGTCACCGGCATCTACGGCGACCTGCTCGACCCGCCGCCGCGGTGGTGGTGCTCCCAGCAGTCCGGCGCCGTCATCGACCGGCTGGTGGACGACCCGATCGACTCCATCGTCTTCGCCACCGACCGCAAGACCTTCGACGACACGATCAAGGCGATCGGCCTGCCGACGATGCAGTACTTCCACGTCTCCTTCTACGAGCCGGCGCCGACGACGCTGAGCGCGGCGGAGGACCTCCTGCAGCGCTCGCAGGACCTGGTCGCCGACGTCCGCGCCGACCTGACCGCCCAGGGGCTCGGTTCGCTGATCGCCGCCGAGGTCCCGACGTTCCAGCGTTCGGTGCAGATCTCCCGCCAGGCGCAGGACAACGTGTTCGTCTCGATCCTGCCGCTCGCGCTGATCAGCGTCCTGGTCGGCTGCGCGGGCCTCGGCACCGTCGCCCTGCAGTGGTACCAGCGGCGGCACGCGCAGCTGCGGCTGCTCTCCGCGCGCGGCAGCGGCCCGGCGGCACTCGGCGGGCTCGCCGTCGCCGAGCTGGGCCTGCCGATCCTGCTCGGCGGCGCGGCCGGCGCGATCGCGGCGCGGCTGCTGCTCGGCGTGTACGGCCCGCCCGGCGCCCCGGATCCGACGGCCGAACTCGGGGCCGCCGGCGTCGCGGCCGTGACGCTGGCCGTGTCACTGGCGCTGTTGGCGCTGGTCGTCGCGGTGCGGGTGCACCGGGAGTTCGAGCTCGGCCGGATCCGCCGCGGCCGTGGCCGGCGAATCCGGCTGCTGGCGTACTTCCCGTGGGAGCTGGCGGCCGCGGGCATGGCGTGGCTGGGCTGGACCCGCCTGGCGCACTACGGCACGACGTCCCGGCTGGGCAACCCCCTGCCGCAGGTGGACCCGCTGGCCCTGACCTACCCGGTGTTCGTGGTGCTGACCGTGGGCCTGCTGACCGCGCGGCTGGCGTGGCTGGCGCTGCACGCCTCGCACCGCGCCCGGTTCTGGTCGCGCCCGGCGCTGCAGCTGGCGATCCGGCGGCTGGCCGGCGCCCGCGCCCCGGTGACCGGGGTGCTCGTCATCGGCACCCTCGCCATCGGGACGCTCGCCACCGGGATCGGCATCGCCGACGGCCAGGAGGAAGCCCTCGACACCAAATCGGCGATCTTCGTCGGCAGCAACGCGCGGCTGGACACCGACAGCCCGATCGGCATGGGCCAGGTCCCGATGCCCGCGTCGCTGGCGGGGACCAGCACGGTGGTCGGCGAGCTGACCGGGACCGGCAGCGTGGTGCTGGTGATCGACCCGGCGACGTTCGCCCGCGGCGCCGCGGTGGACCGCGTGCCCGGCGACGACCTGGCCGGGCTGCTCGAGAAGATCTCGCACCCGGACCCGCGCGGCACGCCGGTGATCCGGGTCGGGCACACGGCCAAGCAGGACGCCCGGCTGCCCGACGACCTGCCCGCCGCGGTCGTCGCCGGCGACCTGCCGGTGTTCCCGATGATCGGCACCTCCCCCGGTTACGTCGTCTCGCGCACGGTGCTCAGCCACGCGCAGCTGGACGGCATTCCGAAGTGGAGCGTGCTGACCACGGCCCCGATGGCCGAGGCGACCACCGCGCTGCGCGCTGCCGGGGTGTTCATCCCGAACCGGATCAGCCGCGAGTCCGCTTTGGACGGTCTGCCGTTCTTCGTGGTGTCGTGGACGTTCTCGTTCGTCGCGCTGCTGGGCGCGGTGCTCGGGGTGGTGGCGATCCTGGCGCTGCTGGTGGCGGTCGAAGTCCGGCGGCGGCAGAACGCGCTGGCCGGGGCGCTGGTGCTGCGGATGGGCATGCGGCCGCGGACGCTGCTGGCCAGTCACCTGATGGAGCTGGGGACGCTGAGCGGGCTGGCGATCGTCGTCGGCGTCGTCTGCGGGGTGTCGGTGGCGGGCCTGTCGGTGCCCCGGTTCGACCCGGCGACGTTCCTGGCGCCGCGTTCGGAGCTGCCGGATCCGTTGCCGTTCGTGCTGACCGTCGTCGTGATCGGCGTGGCGGTGGTCGCGCTGGCCGGCTGGATCGCGGTGCGCTCGGTGCGCACCGCCCGGACCGCGGAGCTGATCCGTGCCTGAGAAACCGATCTTTTCCCTGCGCGGCATCGGCGTCGACTACCCGACGCCCACCGGGGTCGTCACCGGCGTCGACGACGTCAGCCTCGACGTACCCGCGCGCGGGATGACCGTGCTCGCCGGCCCGTCGGGGTCGGGGAAGTCGACGCTGCTGCGGGTGCTGGGGCTGTTCGAGCCGCCCGCGCGCGGCACGCTGACGTTCCAGGGTGCCGACGTCCGCAAGCTCAAGCACCGCGAGCGGCGGGCGTTGCGGCGCCACCACCTGGGGCTGGTGTTCCAGAACCCGGGCGACAACCTGCTGGGCTACCTGACCGTGGCCGAGAACCTGCACGCCGCGGCCGAGGCCGCCGGGACCGAGTGCCACCCGGACGACATCCTCGGGCAGCTGGGCCTGGCCGGCACCGGCGGCTGGAAGATCCCGGCGCTGTCGGGCGGGCAGCAGCAGCGGCTGGCGTTCGGGTGCGTGCTCGCCGCGCGCTCGACGGTGATCCTGGCCGACGAGCCGACGTCGCAGCTGGACGAGGCGTCGGCCGACCTGGTGCTGGACACGCTGCGGTACCTGGTGGACCAGGATTTCGCGGTCCTGGTCGCCTCCCACGACGAACGCCTGATCGACCTCGGCGCGCGGGTGGCCCGGCTGCACAAGGGCGCGCTCGAGGGCGTCGAAGAACGGGAGCTGCCGGCATGACAGTCGTGGAAGCGGTCGGGCTGCGTCGCAGTTTCGCCCACCCCAGCGGGGACATCGAGGTGCTGCGCGGGCTGGAACTGCGGGTCGGCGCGGGTGAGCTGGTGACGGTGTCGGGCCGGTCGGGGTCGGGCAAGAGCGCGCTGCTGGCGCTGCTGTGCGGGTTCGACTCCCCCGACTCCGGCTGCGTGCTGCTCGACGGCGTCCCGATCAGCGGCGCGCCGCCGTGGCACACCTGCGCGGTGCTGCCGCAGGCGCTCGGGCTGGCCCACGAGCTGACGATCGCCGAAAACGTCGCCCTGCCGCTGCGGCTGCGCTCGGACGTCCCGCGCCCGTCGCGCTCGGCGATCGCCGAACGGGTCGCCGGCCTGCTGGACGAGCTGGGCATCGGCGAGCTCGGCGACCGCTACCCCTTGGAGGTCTCGTTCGGGCAGCAGCAGCGGGTGGCGCTGGCCCGCGCGGTCGCCGGCCGGCCGCGGGTCCTGCTCACCGACGAGCCGACCGCACACCTGGACGCCGGCTCGACGCCCCGGGTGCTGCGGTTGCTGCGCCGGTGTGCGGCGGAGGGGGCGGCGGTGATCGTGGCCACCCACGACGAGGAAGTCCACCGCATCGCCGACCGCCGCGTCCGCCTGCTCGACGGAGTGCTCACCGCCCTGCTGGACTGACCGGATTCGCGGAGTCCGGCACACCGGCGTAGTCCGGCAGCTCGACGCCGTTGAGCGCCCGCTCGATCAGCGGCATGAGCGCCTCCATGTCGGGCTCGGCGTGCGCGGCGGCGCCGTCGCGGCTCTGCACGTGCAGCCGGCCGATTTCCTGGTTGGCCTCGACGTACGGCCGCATCCGCGTCTCGTAGGCGGCGAACCCGGCCTCGGGGTCCCACCCGGCGGCGGCCAGTTCGCCGGCCAGCAGGTAGGCGCCGACCAGGGCCAGGCCGGTGCCCGCGCCGGACATCGGCGAGGAGCAGAAGGCCGCGTCGCCGATCAGCCCGACCCGGCCGGCCGACCAGCGGTCCATCACCACCTGGGCGACCTGGTCGAGGTAGAAGTCCGGGGTGTCGTCGAGGTGCGCGAGGATGCGCGGGGCTTGCCAGCCCAGGCCGGCCATCCGCTCCCGCAGCAGGTTCTTCTGCGCTTCGATGTCGCGGTGGTCGACGTCGAAGCCGTCCGCCGGGAAGGACAGCATGGCCATCGCCCGGGTGGGATCCTTGAGGGGCCGCAGGCCGGCGGACCGCCCGGACCCCGGCTCCTGGTAGTCGATCATCCAGCGCTCCAGCCCGAACTCGTTGGGCACGCTGTAGAAGGCCAGGACGAGCCCGAGGTGGCGGAGGAACCGCTCGCGCGGCCCGAAGACCATCCCGCGCAGGGCGGAGTGCAGTCCGTCCGCCCCGATCACCAGGTCGAAGCGCCGCCGGTCGCCCTTCGCGAAGGTGACGTCGACCCCGTCCGCGTCCTGGCCGAGTTCGGCGATCCGGTCGTCGAAGACGTACTCGACCTCGTCGCACGTGTCGTCGTGGAGCACCTGGGACAGGTCTCCGCGCAGGATCTCGATGTCCGCGATGTAGCCGTCGCCGCCGTTGTCCTCGGCGCTGAAGGTCTCCAGCACGTTCCCGTCGACGTCCACGGTGTGCGCGCCGGCGGTCTCGGTGCGGGCCGCGCGCACCGCGGCGTCCAGCCCCATCCGCTTGATGACTTCCTTGGCCACCCCGCGCGCGTCCACCGCCTGCCCGCCGGGACGCAGCCCGGGGGCCCGTTCCACGACGGTCACTTCGGCGCCCCGCCGCCGCAGCCAATGGGCCAGCGCGGGTCCCGCGATGCTCGCCCCGGTCACCAACACCCTGTTCCCGCTCACCGCGGTCCCCCCATCGCCGTCGGATGCCGGTCCGGAGTGTAGCGGCGGTGGCCGCACCAACCGATCAGGAATCGAGAAGCGCTGGTCAACGGGCCGGGAATAGCGTCGTACCCGTACCGCAGACCACGACTTCAGGAGCACCGAAGATGAGCACCCAGGGGATCAAGACCGTCCTGCACCCCGTCACCGACCTGGCCGCCGCCAAGGCCGTCTACTCCGCGCTGCTCGGCATCGAGCCGCAGGCCGACGCGCCCTACTACGTCGGCTACGACGCCGGAGGCCAGCACATCGGCCTGGTGCCGAACGGTGCGCAGCAGGGCATGACCGGGCCGGTGACCTACTGGCACGTCGACGACATCGAGGCGAAGCTCGCCGAGGTGACCGCGGCGGGCGGGACGGTCAAGGACGAGCCGAAGGACGTCGGCAACGGGCGCCTGGTGGCGACCTTCACCGACGCCGACGGCAACGTCCTCGGCGTGCTGCAGGACGCACAGGGCTGAGACCTAGTCGAGTGCGGTGGCCCGGCTGACCTCCTCCCAGGCGGCCAGGTCCGCCGCGACGGTCTCGTGGTGGGCGCGGATGGCTTCGACGGCGTCCGCGCCCAGCGCGAGCCGCAGCGGCGCGTCGTCGCTGCCGACCGCTTGGACGATCGCCGCGGCCGCCTTGGCCGGGTCGCCGGGCTGGGTGCCGTCCATGTTTTCGACCGCTTCGCGCGTTCCGCCGGTCGACACCGCGTAGGCGTCGATCGTGCGGGAGCGGTGCATGCGGCCGCCGCCGAACTCGGTGCGGAACGCACCCGGCTCGACGATCAGCACCTTGACCCCGAACGGCGCCACCTCCGCGGCCAGCGCCTCCGACATGCCTTCCAGGGCGAACTTCGCCGCGCAGTAGGCGCCGAAGCCGGGCAGGGACACCTGGCCGCCCATCGAGCTGATCTGCACGACCGTGCCGCTGCCCTGCGCGCGCAGGTGCGGCAGCACCGCCTTGGTGACCGCGACCGCGCCGAAGAACATCACGTCCAGCAGCGCGCGCAGCTCGTCCATGGTGAGTTCTTCGACCGCGCCGACCGAGCCGTTGCCGGCGTTGTTGACCACGACGTCGATCCGGCCGAACGCCTCGAGCGCGGCCTTCACCGCCGCATCGATCTGCCCGGCGTCGGTGACGTCCAGTGCGGCGGTCCGGAGCCGGTCGCCGCCGCGGTCCAGCAGTTCTTCGAGGGTTTCCGGGCGGCGGGCGGTGGCCAGCACGCGGTCGCCCGCGGCCAGTGCGGCCAGCGCGATCTCCCGGCCGAAGCCGGCGGAGCAGCCGGTGATCAGCCAGACGCGGCCGTCGGTGTTCGTCATCTTCGTTTCCTCCCAGTGCTTTCCTCCCTTCCATCCTGGGGATGATCACGGCCGCGGCGCCAACACCGATGTCCTGCCGCGGCTACAGTCTGAGCCTGTGACCCCCGAGTTGCGGCAGCTCCGCTACTTCGTCGCCGTCGCCGAGGCGACCAGCTTCACCCGCGCCGCCGCCGGCCTGCACCTCGCGCAGCAGTCGCTGTCCCAGCAGATCACCGTGCTGGAACGGGCCCTCGGCGTCCGGCTGTTCGACCGCGACGCGCGCGGGGCGCGGCTGACCGCCGTCGGCCGGCTGTTCCTGCCCGAGGCCCGGGCGGTGCTGGCGCGCGCCGAGGAAGCCGTCGCGACGCTCGGGCGGGCGGTGCGCGGCGAGATCGGCGACGTCCGGCTCGTCTTCCTCGCGACGACGGCGAACTACCTGCTGCCGCCGGTGGTCCGCGCGGTGCGGGAGCGGTTTCCCGGGCTGGCGGTGACCACGGCGGAGGCATCGATCGCCGAGCTCGTCGAGGGCCTGCGCGAGGGCCGGTTCAACCTGGCGTTCACCCGGCCGCCGCTGGTCGGCGACCTGGTGTCCCGGACGCTGCTGACCGAAGAGGTGTGCGCCGTGCTGCCCACCGGCCACCCACTGGCCGGACGGGCCTCGCTGAAGCTGGCCGACCTGGCGGACGAACCGTGGGTGCTGACCCCGCGCGGCAGCTGGGAGCCGTGGCACCGCGGTTACGACGCCGACTTCGCCGCGGCCGGCTTCACCCCGCGGGTGGTGCAGCGGGCCGCCACCGTGCAGGGCCTGCTCGGGCTGGTCGCGGCCGGGGTCGGCGTCACCCGGCTGGCCCGTTCGTCGCACAGCCTCCGCCGCACCGGCGTGGCGTTCGTCCCGCTGGAGGGCGATGTCGCCCGCACGGAACTGGTGTGGGTGCCGGGCAACGACAACCCGGCGGTACGGTCGATCGCCGACGTCGCGGCCGAACTGGCGGCGGCCACGGACCTGACTCAGGCGGGCTGACCGCTTTCGGTGGGCAGGCCGGCGCGCACCCAGTCCTCGATGCCCGCGGCGTACTTGCGGACGTCGGTGTAGCCCAGCCGGGCCAGCTGCGCGGCGACCTGGCCACTGTTGGCACAGGCGGGGTTGGAGCAGTAGGTGACGATCGCGGCGGCCTTGTCCGGCAGCAGCCGGGGCGCCTCGGCCGCGACGTCGCCGGCGACGAGGTTGATCGCTCCCGGCAGGTGCTGTGTCGTGTAGGAGGACTCGGGCAGCGCGTCGACGAGGACGAGGGTGCCGTCGGCGAGCCCGGCGCGGACCGCTTCGCGGTCGATGGTCTCGGTCACGGTTTTCCCTTTCAGAAGGTCTTGGCGGCGTCGCGGGCGGCCGCGTCGGCGACCCGGCCGAGTTCGCGGGCGTCGCCGGTGAGAGTGGGGTGGAACCGGACCTCGGTGACGTCGTCGATGCCGGTCCAGTTCAGCCAGCCGGTGAAGAACGGCGACTGGAAGTCGGCGCCGAACTCCGGGCCGAGGCCGGGGGCCCACACGGCGCTGGTGTAGATGACCGCGGCGCGCTTGCCGCGGCCTTCGAGCAGGCGCCGGTAGCCGGTGACCGGGTCGACGCCGAAGATCCAGCCGGGCTGGGACACGACGTCGACGAACTGCTTGAGCACGTACGGCACGCCGGAGTTCCACATCGGCACGCTGAACAGGATCCGGTCGGCGGCGTCGAACCGGGCGAACGCCGCCTGCGCGGCCGCCCAGGCTTCGGCTTCCCCGCCCTGCGGGGTCCCGCCGCCGAAGACGGTCATCTTGGCGCGGGCCGCGGCCGGGCCGAACGCGGGAAGCGAGCCGTCCCAGAGGTCCCACTCGTCGACGTCGGCGTCCGGGTGGAGGCTGCGGTAGGTGTCCAGGAAAGTAGCTGCCAGGCGCAGCGATGCGGACTCTTCCCCTCGTGGGGACGCGGAAATGTGCAGCAGATCGGGCATGCCGGGGCTCCTCGGACGGGTGCCGGCTTTCGCCGGGCGAAGAATCGGACTAGAGTCCGCTTATGTCCTCGAACCGTAGCGGACCGCAGTCCGCTTCGTCAACGCCCGCCGAGCTGCCGGTGCTCGGCGCCCCCGTCCGCGAGCGGGCGGACGCCGCCCGCAACCGGATCCGGGTCCTGCAAGCCGCCGAGAAACTCTTCGCCGAACGCGGCGTCGACGCGGTCACCATGGACGACGTCGCCGGGGCCGCCGGCGTCGGCAAAGGCACGCTCTACCGCCGTTTCGGCGACAAGAGCGGCCTCGCCATGGCCCTGCTCGACCAGCGCGAACGCGAGCTGCAGGAACAGATCCTCACCGGCCCGCCGCCCCTGGGCCCCGGCGCGGAACCCGCGGACCGCCTCGGCGCGTTCATCGAGGCCTACCTCGACCTCCTCGACCGGCAGCTGGACCTCGTCCTGCTCTCCGAGACCGCCACGACCGGCGCCCGGTTCCGGACCGGCGCGCACACCCTGTGGCGGCAGCACTGCCGGCACCTGCTCGAAACCGGCGGCGCGGACGGTGCCGGGATCGCCGCGGACGTCCTGCTCGCGGCCCTCTCCGCCGAGCAGGTCCGGCACTGGCGGCGGGACCGGGAGATCAGCTCGGCGGCGCTGGCGCAGTCCCTCGTCCGGCTGGTGCGGACGTGGCTGCCGTGACGCACGGTGTCCGAAGCCGGAGCCGATCACCCGATCCGTAGAATCGACGGCAATGCGACGTCTTCGGTGGTACTGGGGAGCCCTCGTCCTCGCGTGCGTGGCCTTGCTGGCCGGGTCCTTCGTCTTCTTCGGCTCCGAAAGCGAGCCCGGGCAGCCGCAGCCGCGGCAGGGCCCGCCGGGCACCGGCCCGCTCACCGTCGTCGCCATGGGTGACAGCACCGTCTCCGGCGAAGGCGCCGGCCAGTACACCGCCACGACCAACGGCCAGGGCGGCAACTGGTGCCACCGCTCCCCCAACGCCTTCGCCGGGAAGATCGCCGCCCCCGGCATCACCGCGCACGTCAACCTCGGCTGCTCCGGCGCCCCCGCCGAGCAGGTCGCGCTCGGTGACGTCAAGCAGTGGACCGAGGGCTCGCAGGCGCAGCAGCTGGCCGCGCTGGTGAAGGACCACCGGGTGGCCGCGGTGGTGATCGCGGTCGGCGCGAACGACGAGCCGAAGTTCTCCAACCAGGTCAACGACTGCTTCAAGGCGTGGTTCGACGCCGGCGGCCCGCCGTGCAGCACGGCACTGAAGCAGACCTGGCAGTCCAAAGTGGACGCGATGGTGCCGAAGGTGGCGAAGGCCGTCTCCGACGTGAAGGCGGTGCTGGCCGCCGCCGGTTACGTCCCGGCGGACTACCAGCTGATCCTGCAGTCCTACGCGGCCCCGATCGGCCCGGACCTGCCGGAGAACCTGCGCACCCTCGACGGCTGCCCGTTCCGCACCGAAGACCTGCGCTGGATCGCCCAGACCGGCATCGGCGTGTTGTCCTCCGGCCTGAAGGCGGCCGCCCGGCAGACCGGGGCCCGCTTCCTGGACCTGGCCAAGGCGGGCGTCAAGCACGAGGCCTGCAGCGGCGGCGCGAACCCGGCGACGGAGTGGTTCACCCGGCTGACGCTGCAGCTGGCCGACCTCGCCCAGGCCGAGCGCGCCGGGCACGCGCTGCAGGAGTCGTTCCACCCCAACGCCGCCGGCCACGCGGCGATCGCCAACTGCCTGACGGAGTTCATCGCGGCCAAGGACGGCAATGCCTCCTGCCTGGCCGGCGCGGACGGCAAGCTCCACGCGGTCCCGGAGGTCGTGGCCCGCTGACCCCGAGGGCCGGTTCGCGTACCGACTCTCCGGGTACGCGGGTCAGAGGTCGAGGGCGGCCCGCAACGCGATGTCGATGCGCTCCTGGACGTCCTGGTCGATCTCGGCGATCCGCTCGTCGAACCACGGGCGGTAGAGCCGGGTCAGGTTGAGCGTCGACACCCAGTAACGGGCGTCGACCGCCACGCCGAGGATGTCCATCGGGTCGCGATCGAGGAGCTCGGTGCCGAGCAGCCAGGGCCGTTCGGACTCGTTCACCCCGTCCGAGGACAGCAGCACCACCGTGCGCTGCCGGGCCGGATCGGTCGGGGGGTGGTACGTCCAGACTTCACCCCTGCGCACGCAGATCCTTTTCCGCCGCGTTGCGCTCGGCCTCGTCCGATTCCGCGACGGCCGGTTCCGGCCTCTGCGGGGTGTAACCCGTGCGCACCGCCTCGCGCCTGGCCGCCTTCGACAGCCAGGAGGAGACCGAGATTCCGTGGGCTTTCGCGGCTCGTTCGGCGAATTCCAGCGCGCCGCTGTCCAGCGAAAGAGTGACCTTACGTGTTGCCATACCTTTTACCGTACCAGCGCCCCGGCCGCCGGACGGAGCGCCGGTGTCAGAACGTCGGCGAACGTCCCTCGAACGGCGTAGAGAGCACCACCGTCGTCCGGGTGGACACCTTAGCCGCCTCCCGGATCCGGCGCAGCAGGTCCTCCAGGGCCAGCGGCGACTGGACGCGCACCAGCAGGATGTAGGACTCGTCGCCGGCCACCGAGTAGCACGACTCGATCTCCTTGATGTGCTGGATCCGCTGCGGGTAGTCGTCCGGCGCCGCCGGGTCGTTGGGCGTCAGCGAGATCAGCGCCGTCAGCGGGAGGCCGATCTGCTCGCCGTCGAGCCGCGCGGTGTAACCGAGGATGACCCCGCGCTGCTCGAGGCGGCGCACCCGCTGGTGCACCGCCGACACCGACAACCCGACGCGCTCGGCGAGGTCGGTGAAGCTGCGCCGCCCGTCGGCCGCGAGTTCCTGGACGATCGACTGGTCCAGCGGCTCCAGGCCGCCGGGCGTCATGCGTCCAGCACGACGAGCTCGTGCGGCTGGTTGTTGACGGACTCGACGCCGTCTTCGGTGACGATGACGATGTCCTCGATCCGGGCGCCCCAGCGGCCCGGCTGGTAGATGCCCGGCTCGACGCTGAAGGCCATGCCCGGCTCCAGCGGCAGCGCGTTGCCGGCGATGATGTACGGCTCCTCGTGCACGTCCAGGCCGATGCCGTGCCCGGTGCGGTGGATGAAGTACTCGCCGAAGCCCGCCTCGGCGATGACGTCCCGCGCGGCGGCATCGACGGCCTCGGCGGTGACGCCCGGCTCGACCGCGGCGACCGCGGCGGCCTGAGCCCGCTGCAGCACCGCGTAGGTCTCGGCCACGTCGGCATCCCGCGGCTCGCCGACGGCGTAGGTGCGGGTGGAGTCGGAGTTGTAGCCGGCCGGCAGCGGGCCGCCGATGTCGACGACCACGACGTCACCCCGCTCGATGACGCGGCCGGAGACGTCGTGGTGCGGGCTGGCGCCGTTCGGGCCGG is from Amycolatopsis mediterranei and encodes:
- a CDS encoding FtsX-like permease family protein, with amino-acid sequence MTKPWRAAPKAALSSPLTLVVAAVTALLACFLGTAAVLQASAAGGATVRYQTGITCPDSYGPMFGKGNMPVRDIPAVTGAIRRHAGAHGFGAPVVGQFTNVLPRTEFNGDPHYKIRLGYRDQVGLDNLTLQQGTRAPGLWLGNVVAGAEHIGVGTKPSLQGVPLPPVTGIYGDLLDPPPRWWCSQQSGAVIDRLVDDPIDSIVFATDRKTFDDTIKAIGLPTMQYFHVSFYEPAPTTLSAAEDLLQRSQDLVADVRADLTAQGLGSLIAAEVPTFQRSVQISRQAQDNVFVSILPLALISVLVGCAGLGTVALQWYQRRHAQLRLLSARGSGPAALGGLAVAELGLPILLGGAAGAIAARLLLGVYGPPGAPDPTAELGAAGVAAVTLAVSLALLALVVAVRVHREFELGRIRRGRGRRIRLLAYFPWELAAAGMAWLGWTRLAHYGTTSRLGNPLPQVDPLALTYPVFVVLTVGLLTARLAWLALHASHRARFWSRPALQLAIRRLAGARAPVTGVLVIGTLAIGTLATGIGIADGQEEALDTKSAIFVGSNARLDTDSPIGMGQVPMPASLAGTSTVVGELTGTGSVVLVIDPATFARGAAVDRVPGDDLAGLLEKISHPDPRGTPVIRVGHTAKQDARLPDDLPAAVVAGDLPVFPMIGTSPGYVVSRTVLSHAQLDGIPKWSVLTTAPMAEATTALRAAGVFIPNRISRESALDGLPFFVVSWTFSFVALLGAVLGVVAILALLVAVEVRRRQNALAGALVLRMGMRPRTLLASHLMELGTLSGLAIVVGVVCGVSVAGLSVPRFDPATFLAPRSELPDPLPFVLTVVVIGVAVVALAGWIAVRSVRTARTAELIRA
- a CDS encoding ABC transporter ATP-binding protein; translation: MPEKPIFSLRGIGVDYPTPTGVVTGVDDVSLDVPARGMTVLAGPSGSGKSTLLRVLGLFEPPARGTLTFQGADVRKLKHRERRALRRHHLGLVFQNPGDNLLGYLTVAENLHAAAEAAGTECHPDDILGQLGLAGTGGWKIPALSGGQQQRLAFGCVLAARSTVILADEPTSQLDEASADLVLDTLRYLVDQDFAVLVASHDERLIDLGARVARLHKGALEGVEERELPA
- a CDS encoding ABC transporter ATP-binding protein, with the translated sequence MTVVEAVGLRRSFAHPSGDIEVLRGLELRVGAGELVTVSGRSGSGKSALLALLCGFDSPDSGCVLLDGVPISGAPPWHTCAVLPQALGLAHELTIAENVALPLRLRSDVPRPSRSAIAERVAGLLDELGIGELGDRYPLEVSFGQQQRVALARAVAGRPRVLLTDEPTAHLDAGSTPRVLRLLRRCAAEGAAVIVATHDEEVHRIADRRVRLLDGVLTALLD
- a CDS encoding FAD-dependent monooxygenase, translated to MSGNRVLVTGASIAGPALAHWLRRRGAEVTVVERAPGLRPGGQAVDARGVAKEVIKRMGLDAAVRAARTETAGAHTVDVDGNVLETFSAEDNGGDGYIADIEILRGDLSQVLHDDTCDEVEYVFDDRIAELGQDADGVDVTFAKGDRRRFDLVIGADGLHSALRGMVFGPRERFLRHLGLVLAFYSVPNEFGLERWMIDYQEPGSGRSAGLRPLKDPTRAMAMLSFPADGFDVDHRDIEAQKNLLRERMAGLGWQAPRILAHLDDTPDFYLDQVAQVVMDRWSAGRVGLIGDAAFCSSPMSGAGTGLALVGAYLLAGELAAAGWDPEAGFAAYETRMRPYVEANQEIGRLHVQSRDGAAAHAEPDMEALMPLIERALNGVELPDYAGVPDSANPVSPAGR
- a CDS encoding VOC family protein; amino-acid sequence: MSTQGIKTVLHPVTDLAAAKAVYSALLGIEPQADAPYYVGYDAGGQHIGLVPNGAQQGMTGPVTYWHVDDIEAKLAEVTAAGGTVKDEPKDVGNGRLVATFTDADGNVLGVLQDAQG
- a CDS encoding oxidoreductase, which encodes MTNTDGRVWLITGCSAGFGREIALAALAAGDRVLATARRPETLEELLDRGGDRLRTAALDVTDAGQIDAAVKAALEAFGRIDVVVNNAGNGSVGAVEELTMDELRALLDVMFFGAVAVTKAVLPHLRAQGSGTVVQISSMGGQVSLPGFGAYCAAKFALEGMSEALAAEVAPFGVKVLIVEPGAFRTEFGGGRMHRSRTIDAYAVSTGGTREAVENMDGTQPGDPAKAAAAIVQAVGSDDAPLRLALGADAVEAIRAHHETVAADLAAWEEVSRATALD
- a CDS encoding LysR family transcriptional regulator, with protein sequence MTPELRQLRYFVAVAEATSFTRAAAGLHLAQQSLSQQITVLERALGVRLFDRDARGARLTAVGRLFLPEARAVLARAEEAVATLGRAVRGEIGDVRLVFLATTANYLLPPVVRAVRERFPGLAVTTAEASIAELVEGLREGRFNLAFTRPPLVGDLVSRTLLTEEVCAVLPTGHPLAGRASLKLADLADEPWVLTPRGSWEPWHRGYDADFAAAGFTPRVVQRAATVQGLLGLVAAGVGVTRLARSSHSLRRTGVAFVPLEGDVARTELVWVPGNDNPAVRSIADVAAELAAATDLTQAG
- a CDS encoding rhodanese-like domain-containing protein; this translates as MTETIDREAVRAGLADGTLVLVDALPESSYTTQHLPGAINLVAGDVAAEAPRLLPDKAAAIVTYCSNPACANSGQVAAQLARLGYTDVRKYAAGIEDWVRAGLPTESGQPA
- a CDS encoding FMN-dependent NADH-azoreductase, which translates into the protein MPDLLHISASPRGEESASLRLAATFLDTYRSLHPDADVDEWDLWDGSLPAFGPAAARAKMTVFGGGTPQGGEAEAWAAAQAAFARFDAADRILFSVPMWNSGVPYVLKQFVDVVSQPGWIFGVDPVTGYRRLLEGRGKRAAVIYTSAVWAPGLGPEFGADFQSPFFTGWLNWTGIDDVTEVRFHPTLTGDARELGRVADAAARDAAKTF
- a CDS encoding TetR/AcrR family transcriptional regulator encodes the protein MSSNRSGPQSASSTPAELPVLGAPVRERADAARNRIRVLQAAEKLFAERGVDAVTMDDVAGAAGVGKGTLYRRFGDKSGLAMALLDQRERELQEQILTGPPPLGPGAEPADRLGAFIEAYLDLLDRQLDLVLLSETATTGARFRTGAHTLWRQHCRHLLETGGADGAGIAADVLLAALSAEQVRHWRRDREISSAALAQSLVRLVRTWLP
- a CDS encoding GDSL-type esterase/lipase family protein, producing the protein MRRLRWYWGALVLACVALLAGSFVFFGSESEPGQPQPRQGPPGTGPLTVVAMGDSTVSGEGAGQYTATTNGQGGNWCHRSPNAFAGKIAAPGITAHVNLGCSGAPAEQVALGDVKQWTEGSQAQQLAALVKDHRVAAVVIAVGANDEPKFSNQVNDCFKAWFDAGGPPCSTALKQTWQSKVDAMVPKVAKAVSDVKAVLAAAGYVPADYQLILQSYAAPIGPDLPENLRTLDGCPFRTEDLRWIAQTGIGVLSSGLKAAARQTGARFLDLAKAGVKHEACSGGANPATEWFTRLTLQLADLAQAERAGHALQESFHPNAAGHAAIANCLTEFIAAKDGNASCLAGADGKLHAVPEVVAR